From the genome of Solidesulfovibrio carbinolicus, one region includes:
- a CDS encoding NAD-glutamate dehydrogenase domain-containing protein has translation MPVPSLPDAAVLTRSVNRDLRRQVSELAPWFAANMPAYYFRTHDAAEQARHLRTVISGEVLTGGQSATLWDATRTRLTRIAPADGSCLLDHLAERVDDNIRTSRLYASLDGRLRLDTFLLDPQPPVAPKSPAMRRAVAAMTAGGHLDDRFRQAFTAFLGGAPADYVEKFDPLRAARHFALARELDGRDGVRVEMHLLADASESRLVVAMREPPRSGLLLQVAQAVMSEGLSILRGYSDRFVLAGGDLSVISLYVAREGQALDPADAAWKRLRLLMRRVKWSVPAKDHPLAVLASEHGFAQEEVELLAAGCECARQFLLPRNRYAFSMDNVQGVLLAHPARARALLDVFAARFDPQLPVRHRETDDAPLAGAVLDGLDDDLARQVFAAVIELWRHVLRTNFYLADRFGLAFRLAPGVIEAIGGAPRPDGEHLPHALFFIAGPKMRGFHVRYREMARGGVRLVRTRTWTQLELESGRLYEEAKHLAESQQLKNKDIPEGGAKAVLLLDPGADPTLALKSAVDGLLDLLVPGDEADTLPGVVDYLGRPELVYLGPDEGITPDHIRWIVRRAAKRGYGWPRAFMSSKPEGGINHKRYGVTSLGVLEFADAFLREAGIDPDRQEFTVKLTGGPAGDVAGNALIQLFARYGDRAKVLAVSDGHGAAYDPAGLDAAELARLVAAETSITGFDPARLSGPQAFVLAADTREGAKARASLHNTVTADLFIPAGGRPDTINDANWSAFCDETGRPSARVVIEGANLFLTSGARRGLEAAGVLIAPGPSANKAGVICSSYEILAGMAMTKEELAACHGRYVEEVLLILGRKARNEAGLLLRERRRRGGTTGLVGLSRETSLEITALKDALSEAMARQAPTVADIAADTLLTELIAAHCPPLVAARHLERLFAVAPAAYLHAVAAAQAASAIVYAEGLGWLSRLAGLRDLMAVVRAYFAAAGELDRRLAALGRSRMPGRDELAGLLARSGRKVLCEQALGLDGPAAGGEGERR, from the coding sequence ATGCCCGTGCCCAGCCTGCCCGACGCCGCCGTCCTGACCCGAAGCGTCAACCGCGACCTGCGCCGCCAGGTGAGCGAACTGGCTCCCTGGTTCGCGGCCAACATGCCGGCCTACTATTTCCGTACCCACGACGCCGCCGAGCAGGCCCGCCACCTGCGCACCGTCATCTCCGGCGAGGTGCTGACCGGCGGCCAATCGGCCACCCTCTGGGACGCCACCCGCACCCGCCTGACCCGCATCGCCCCGGCCGACGGCTCCTGCCTGCTCGACCATCTGGCCGAACGGGTTGACGACAATATTCGCACCTCGCGGCTCTACGCCTCCCTGGACGGCCGTTTGCGGCTGGACACCTTTCTGCTCGATCCCCAGCCGCCGGTGGCCCCCAAAAGCCCGGCCATGCGTCGGGCCGTGGCCGCCATGACAGCCGGCGGGCATCTTGACGACCGTTTCCGCCAGGCCTTCACCGCCTTTCTCGGCGGCGCGCCGGCCGACTACGTCGAGAAGTTCGATCCCCTGCGCGCCGCCCGCCACTTCGCCCTGGCCCGGGAACTCGACGGCCGCGACGGCGTGCGGGTGGAGATGCATTTACTTGCCGACGCTTCCGAGAGCCGGCTCGTTGTCGCCATGCGCGAACCGCCCCGGTCCGGACTTTTGCTGCAAGTGGCCCAGGCCGTCATGTCCGAGGGCCTGTCCATCCTGCGCGGCTATTCCGACAGATTTGTCCTGGCCGGCGGCGACTTGTCGGTCATCAGCCTCTACGTCGCCCGGGAAGGCCAGGCCCTGGACCCGGCCGACGCGGCCTGGAAACGGCTGCGGCTGCTCATGCGCCGGGTCAAGTGGAGCGTGCCGGCCAAGGATCATCCCCTGGCCGTCCTGGCTTCGGAGCACGGGTTTGCCCAGGAGGAAGTTGAGCTGCTCGCGGCCGGTTGCGAATGCGCCCGGCAATTTTTGCTGCCGCGAAACCGCTACGCCTTTTCCATGGACAACGTGCAAGGCGTCCTTCTCGCCCATCCGGCCCGGGCCAGGGCGCTGCTGGACGTGTTTGCCGCCCGGTTTGATCCGCAACTGCCCGTGCGGCATCGGGAAACCGACGATGCGCCGCTGGCCGGAGCCGTGCTGGACGGCCTCGACGACGATCTGGCCCGCCAGGTGTTTGCCGCCGTCATCGAACTGTGGCGGCATGTGCTGCGCACGAACTTTTATCTGGCCGACCGTTTCGGTCTGGCTTTCCGTCTCGCCCCCGGCGTTATCGAGGCGATTGGCGGCGCGCCCCGGCCGGACGGGGAGCACCTGCCTCATGCGCTCTTTTTTATTGCCGGCCCGAAAATGCGCGGTTTCCATGTGCGCTACCGCGAGATGGCCCGGGGCGGGGTGCGGCTGGTGCGGACCCGGACCTGGACCCAGCTCGAACTGGAATCCGGCCGGCTTTACGAAGAGGCCAAGCATCTGGCCGAGTCCCAGCAGCTGAAAAACAAGGACATCCCCGAAGGCGGAGCCAAGGCCGTGCTGCTCCTTGATCCCGGCGCCGATCCCACCCTGGCGCTCAAAAGCGCCGTGGATGGGTTGCTCGACCTGCTCGTGCCCGGGGACGAGGCCGATACCCTTCCCGGCGTGGTCGATTACCTGGGCCGGCCCGAACTCGTCTATCTCGGCCCAGATGAGGGCATCACCCCGGATCACATCCGCTGGATCGTGCGCCGGGCCGCCAAACGCGGCTACGGCTGGCCCCGGGCGTTTATGAGTTCCAAGCCCGAGGGCGGCATCAATCACAAGCGTTACGGCGTGACCAGCCTTGGCGTGCTGGAATTCGCCGACGCCTTTTTGCGCGAGGCCGGCATCGACCCCGACCGCCAGGAATTCACGGTCAAGCTGACCGGCGGTCCGGCCGGGGACGTGGCCGGCAACGCCCTGATCCAGCTCTTTGCCCGCTACGGCGACCGGGCCAAGGTGCTGGCGGTCAGCGACGGACACGGCGCGGCCTATGATCCGGCCGGCCTGGACGCGGCCGAGCTGGCCCGCCTGGTGGCCGCCGAAACCTCCATCACCGGCTTTGACCCGGCCCGATTGTCCGGCCCGCAAGCCTTTGTCCTGGCCGCCGACACGCGAGAGGGGGCCAAGGCCCGAGCCAGCCTGCACAACACCGTCACGGCCGACCTCTTCATCCCGGCCGGCGGCCGCCCGGACACCATCAACGACGCCAACTGGAGCGCCTTTTGCGACGAAACGGGCCGTCCCTCGGCCCGGGTCGTCATTGAGGGGGCCAATCTCTTTTTGACCTCCGGCGCGCGCCGGGGACTGGAAGCGGCCGGGGTGCTCATCGCCCCTGGCCCCTCGGCCAACAAGGCCGGGGTCATCTGCTCGTCCTACGAGATCCTGGCCGGCATGGCCATGACCAAGGAAGAACTGGCCGCCTGCCATGGCCGCTACGTCGAGGAAGTGCTGTTGATTCTTGGCCGCAAGGCCCGAAACGAGGCCGGGCTGCTGCTGCGCGAACGCCGCCGTCGCGGGGGCACGACGGGACTGGTGGGATTGAGCCGCGAGACATCGCTGGAGATCACGGCCCTCAAGGACGCCCTGAGCGAAGCCATGGCCCGGCAGGCCCCAACCGTGGCCGACATCGCTGCCGACACGTTGCTGACGGAGCTTATTGCCGCCCACTGCCCGCCGCTGGTGGCGGCGCGCCACCTGGAGCGGCTTTTTGCCGTGGCGCCGGCGGCCTATCTCCACGCCGTGGCCGCGGCCCAGGCCGCCTCGGCCATCGTCTACGCCGAAGGACTGGGCTGGCTGTCGCGTCTGGCCGGCCTGCGCGACCTCATGGCCGTGGTTCGGGCCTATTTCGCGGCCGCCGGGGAGCTGGACCGCCGGCTGGCCGCCCTGGGCCGCAGCCGGATGCCCGGCCGTGACGAACTGGCCGGCCTTTTGGCCCGGTCCGGGCGCAAGGTGCTGTGCGAACAGGCCCTGGGCCTGGATGGCCCGGCAGCGGGCGGGGAGGGCGAGAGGCGCTAG
- a CDS encoding tetratricopeptide repeat protein produces MSQENQINGIFSLKTAVTVGFGVTKRTAQSETYWFVKEIEDNAFDVQSLDMDFKRQGAPFRITREKLFEDYHLEPDLSYRLLSQPLLVGDHYRASNKPASAEQEYLKIKRIDEDNIRANFGLGLVYLAMDKTEKASYIFDRLVRLEEAFEPRHKHLFNEFGINLRKKGLFDEALKYYFRARELSPTDDHLLLNIARVYYEQRNLAEAEKTAREALAINPDLAEARRLLERIWDTPPRIELPPIKI; encoded by the coding sequence ATGAGCCAGGAAAATCAGATCAACGGCATCTTTTCCCTCAAAACCGCCGTCACGGTGGGCTTTGGCGTCACCAAACGGACCGCCCAGTCCGAGACCTACTGGTTCGTCAAGGAAATCGAGGACAACGCCTTCGACGTCCAGAGCCTGGACATGGACTTCAAGCGCCAGGGCGCGCCCTTTCGCATCACCAGGGAGAAACTCTTCGAGGACTACCACCTGGAGCCGGACCTGAGCTATCGGCTGCTCAGCCAACCCCTGCTCGTGGGCGACCATTACCGGGCGTCCAACAAGCCGGCCAGCGCCGAGCAGGAATATCTCAAGATCAAGCGCATCGACGAGGACAACATCCGGGCAAACTTCGGCCTGGGGCTGGTTTATCTGGCCATGGACAAGACCGAAAAGGCCTCCTACATCTTCGACCGCCTTGTGCGTCTGGAAGAAGCCTTCGAGCCGCGCCACAAGCACCTGTTCAACGAGTTCGGCATCAACCTGCGCAAAAAGGGCCTTTTCGACGAGGCGCTCAAATACTATTTCCGGGCTCGCGAACTCTCCCCCACCGACGACCATTTACTGCTCAACATCGCGCGGGTCTACTACGAGCAGCGCAATCTGGCCGAGGCCGAGAAGACCGCCCGGGAAGCCCTGGCCATCAATCCCGATCTGGCCGAAGCCAGAAGGCTCCTTGAGCGCATCTGGGACACGCCGCCGCGCATCGAACTCCCGCCCATCAAGATCTAG
- a CDS encoding tetratricopeptide repeat protein — METPNISVAILTNNQHHAARDKKCCLDLKIKNVIVSDELDDLLDPIKEDAVQVVLIDAAVKGMDGASCLRALRRATRSKLLPVIMVTTESGLQNVVKAIAAGCNGYVIRPYSMTTLERHLQMALETTSVDEVEVEQMQTAQELVQQGRFDEALQEFSEIVEEENESAVWFNKGMDYLHRQKYGKAIVAFNKALALNAMYAEAYQGMAHAYKGKGDDANYRAYLDKSAEILALQDRLAELKELFAEILQANPDAVNPYNSLGIDLRKRGDYPGALHAYTQALTLTPKDENLHYNIAKACIFAKDYDRAIHHLEQATMLRDPFPEAAQLLAKLRAKQYDGLAQPPQTTAPAPGQAALVRDV; from the coding sequence ATGGAAACGCCGAACATCTCCGTCGCCATCCTCACCAACAACCAGCATCATGCCGCCCGAGACAAAAAGTGCTGTCTTGATCTCAAGATCAAAAACGTCATCGTCTCCGACGAACTCGACGATCTGCTTGATCCCATCAAGGAAGACGCCGTCCAGGTGGTGCTCATCGACGCCGCCGTCAAGGGGATGGACGGGGCAAGCTGTCTGCGCGCCCTGCGCCGAGCCACCCGCTCCAAACTTTTGCCCGTCATCATGGTGACCACCGAAAGCGGGCTGCAAAACGTGGTCAAGGCCATTGCCGCCGGCTGCAACGGCTACGTCATCCGCCCTTATTCCATGACCACCCTGGAGCGGCATCTGCAAATGGCCCTGGAAACCACCAGCGTTGACGAAGTGGAAGTCGAGCAGATGCAAACAGCCCAGGAGCTGGTGCAGCAAGGCCGCTTCGATGAGGCGTTGCAGGAATTTTCCGAAATCGTGGAAGAGGAAAACGAATCCGCCGTCTGGTTCAACAAGGGGATGGATTACCTGCACCGGCAAAAATACGGCAAGGCCATCGTGGCCTTCAACAAGGCCCTGGCCTTAAACGCCATGTACGCCGAAGCCTACCAGGGCATGGCCCACGCCTACAAAGGCAAGGGCGACGACGCCAACTACCGGGCCTATCTCGACAAATCCGCCGAGATCCTCGCCCTCCAGGACCGTCTGGCCGAACTCAAGGAACTCTTCGCCGAAATCCTGCAAGCCAATCCCGACGCGGTCAACCCCTACAATTCGCTTGGCATCGATCTGCGCAAGCGCGGCGACTATCCCGGAGCCCTGCACGCCTACACCCAGGCCCTGACCCTGACCCCCAAGGACGAAAACCTCCATTACAACATCGCCAAGGCCTGCATCTTCGCCAAGGACTACGACCGGGCCATCCACCACCTGGAGCAGGCCACCATGCTGCGCGATCCGTTCCCCGAAGCCGCCCAGCTCCTGGCCAAACTGCGGGCCAAGCAATATGACGGCCTCGCCCAACCACCGCAGACAACCGCCCCCGCCCCCGGCCAGGCCGCCCTGGTCAGGGACGTCTGA
- a CDS encoding DUF2207 domain-containing protein → MLAALACPAAAQTERILSFDSRVTITASGDLTVVETLRVLAAGQSIRQGIVREFPTRYDIPGGKTVTVGFKVLGVRRDGRGEDYHTESAGNGVMVYMGKKGKLLDPGEHTYELTYATNGQVGQFTDYDELYWNVTGNGWRLPIDQASVTVFLPPGAQPGQWAAYTGPAGAKGRDFTAHTGPGTFYCHTTKPLPPGSGLTVAVSFPKGFVTLPTPTERILTSRAFHLAAAGLVVVTVFFVVAWLIVGRDPAKGITIPLFSPPDGVSAPGARYLRRMGYDDKAFAAGVVEMAVAGGAVIEDDDGTYIVGRGKNRFPQGSWQAGLLEALLDGAPAVRLEQENHQAVRTAQKALRDDLKDRYEGSHFQVNRAYFFVGVALCLLVFALVAIHADEPEMAGMTLAWLGVWSFGVAALTMRALQALAKAKARPRFLSIIGAAFACLFALPFVLGELAALAFLSIAVSWPAAACLAAIAVETAIFRHLLKAPTKAGRRVMDALEGFRLYLRVGERERLNMLTPPERTPELFERYLPYALALDVENDWAAQFADVLARAAAEGYQPVWYVGHGWSSGDFGGFADNLGSGFSSAISASSTAPGSSSGSGGGGSSGGGGGGGGGGGW, encoded by the coding sequence TTGCTGGCCGCTCTGGCCTGCCCAGCCGCTGCCCAGACCGAACGCATCCTGTCCTTCGACAGTCGGGTGACCATCACCGCCAGCGGCGACCTCACCGTGGTCGAGACCCTGCGCGTGCTGGCCGCCGGCCAGTCCATCCGCCAGGGCATCGTACGCGAATTCCCCACCCGCTACGACATTCCCGGCGGCAAGACCGTGACGGTCGGCTTCAAGGTCCTCGGCGTTCGTCGCGACGGACGTGGCGAAGACTACCACACCGAATCGGCCGGCAACGGCGTCATGGTCTACATGGGCAAAAAGGGGAAGCTCCTCGACCCGGGCGAACACACGTATGAGCTGACCTACGCCACTAACGGCCAGGTCGGGCAGTTCACGGACTACGACGAACTCTACTGGAACGTCACCGGCAACGGCTGGCGGCTGCCCATCGACCAGGCCTCGGTCACGGTCTTCCTGCCGCCCGGGGCCCAGCCGGGACAGTGGGCCGCCTACACCGGTCCGGCCGGGGCCAAGGGCCGGGATTTCACCGCCCATACCGGGCCGGGCACGTTTTATTGCCATACGACCAAACCTCTGCCCCCAGGTTCGGGCCTGACCGTGGCCGTGAGCTTTCCCAAGGGCTTCGTCACCCTGCCCACGCCAACCGAACGCATCCTGACCAGCCGGGCCTTTCACCTCGCAGCCGCCGGACTGGTGGTGGTGACGGTCTTTTTCGTTGTGGCCTGGCTCATTGTCGGCCGCGATCCGGCCAAAGGCATCACCATCCCGCTTTTTTCGCCCCCGGACGGCGTCAGCGCCCCGGGCGCCCGCTACCTGCGCCGCATGGGCTATGACGACAAGGCCTTTGCCGCCGGGGTGGTGGAAATGGCCGTGGCCGGCGGGGCCGTCATCGAGGACGACGACGGAACCTACATTGTCGGACGCGGCAAGAACCGCTTTCCCCAGGGTTCCTGGCAAGCCGGCCTCCTTGAGGCGCTGCTTGACGGCGCGCCGGCCGTGCGCCTGGAGCAGGAAAACCATCAAGCCGTGCGGACGGCGCAAAAGGCCCTTCGCGATGACCTCAAGGACCGGTACGAGGGCAGCCATTTCCAAGTCAACCGGGCGTATTTCTTTGTCGGCGTGGCGCTTTGCCTGCTGGTCTTCGCCCTGGTCGCCATCCATGCCGACGAGCCGGAGATGGCCGGCATGACCCTGGCTTGGCTTGGCGTGTGGAGCTTCGGCGTAGCCGCCCTGACCATGCGCGCCCTGCAGGCCCTGGCCAAGGCCAAGGCCCGGCCGCGCTTTCTGAGCATCATCGGCGCGGCCTTTGCCTGTTTGTTCGCCCTGCCCTTCGTCCTTGGCGAGCTGGCCGCCCTGGCCTTCCTTTCCATTGCCGTCTCCTGGCCGGCGGCCGCCTGTCTGGCCGCCATCGCCGTGGAAACCGCGATCTTTCGCCACCTGCTCAAGGCCCCGACCAAGGCCGGCCGCCGGGTCATGGACGCCCTGGAGGGGTTTCGGCTCTACCTCCGCGTGGGCGAGCGCGAACGGCTCAACATGCTCACCCCACCGGAGCGCACGCCCGAGCTTTTCGAGCGTTATCTGCCCTACGCCCTGGCCCTGGACGTGGAAAACGACTGGGCGGCCCAGTTCGCCGACGTGTTGGCGCGGGCCGCGGCCGAGGGCTACCAGCCGGTCTGGTATGTCGGCCATGGCTGGAGTTCCGGGGACTTCGGCGGTTTCGCTGACAACCTCGGCTCGGGGTTTTCCTCGGCCATCAGTGCCTCGTCCACAGCCCCGGGGTCGTCTTCCGGCTCGGGAGGCGGCGGGAGTTCTGGCGGCGGCGGCGGAGGCGGCGGCGGCGGCGGCTGGTAG
- a CDS encoding LemA family protein — MIALSVVLGVALLIGLYGIALYNGLIRGRNLAEEARSGVDVQLKRRADLIPNLVEAVKGYMGHERGVLEAVTGLRTKIQGTADEAARYRLEGELTQALTRFFAVAEGYPQLRASENFASLQQELAAIESELQLARRYYNGAAREQNNRSQTFPANLLASSMGFGSLPYFEIEDPADRAVPRVSFDAGAGS; from the coding sequence ATGATCGCACTGTCCGTCGTCCTCGGCGTCGCCCTGCTTATCGGCCTCTACGGCATCGCCCTCTACAACGGCCTGATCCGGGGCCGCAACCTGGCCGAAGAAGCCCGCAGCGGCGTTGATGTCCAACTCAAACGCCGGGCCGACCTCATTCCCAATCTGGTGGAAGCCGTCAAGGGCTACATGGGCCATGAACGCGGCGTGCTGGAAGCCGTGACCGGCCTGCGCACGAAAATCCAAGGCACTGCCGATGAAGCCGCCCGCTACCGCCTCGAAGGCGAACTCACCCAGGCCCTCACCCGATTTTTCGCCGTGGCCGAAGGCTATCCCCAACTGCGGGCCAGCGAGAATTTCGCCTCCCTGCAACAGGAACTGGCCGCCATCGAGTCGGAACTGCAGCTCGCCCGGCGCTACTACAACGGCGCGGCTCGGGAGCAAAACAACCGCTCCCAGACGTTTCCGGCCAACCTGCTGGCCTCGTCCATGGGCTTTGGCTCCCTGCCCTATTTCGAGATTGAGGACCCGGCTGACCGCGCCGTGCCGCGTGTGAGCTTCGACGCCGGAGCCGGTTCGTGA
- a CDS encoding two-component system sensor histidine kinase NtrB: protein MGAIGIWEEEGRRLDAGGLSALLSAFGHDARVLVPGLPLAADLEALVAKAGLLAVHGAAVVARRSAAGTAGFPVLAVLPSGADDAAVAAALGVADEVIREPVGSKELAVRLGKLLDLFRQAAESCEMAVCRARQEAALAEATADLSRRVNALDCLSKVHAVIQRFGQPRNRLFKDVIALLPPAMRRPEAAHARLLVDGTVYETPGFRSCAQSLRIPLAGSAQPEAALEIHYETPDPKQPDIVFHEDEAELALLVAQRLGRTLSRLGSEAALAREREFSALLMDALPGGVLRFNRHGAIVFSNPRAAAILELQQRVLAGNMFDDAGFGAADAEGRPLARAEHPFARVLATGKPVYDMPLSVVRPGGGRRFLSVSAAPLFAPDGGIDEVVVNMVDVSGQKAQERQLAHALKLESLGQLAAGIAHEINTPVQYVLGNLEFLGNAFGRLIETLDGLAAAALDAEGDLCLTEELARMLADEELRFLLEESPSAIRESREGLDRVTNIVSSMKRFSHPGNELPMAVDVGQAVADTLAVSRGAWKFAADVRLDIDAGLPPVLFVPGDLHQVLLNIIVNAAQAIEEQHAATDGKGHIDIRAVQNGPDVELTVADDGPGMSEEVRQRVFDPFFTTKPVGKGTGQGLALVHGILKRHKARVEVLSAPGQGTSFVLSLPVADLPEIGR from the coding sequence ATGGGCGCAATCGGTATTTGGGAAGAAGAAGGCCGTCGCCTTGACGCCGGCGGCCTGAGCGCGTTGCTGTCGGCCTTTGGCCACGACGCCCGCGTCCTTGTCCCTGGTCTGCCCCTGGCCGCGGACCTTGAAGCGCTGGTGGCCAAGGCCGGGCTGCTTGCGGTCCACGGTGCGGCGGTCGTCGCCCGAAGGTCCGCAGCTGGCACGGCCGGGTTTCCGGTGCTGGCCGTGCTGCCGTCAGGAGCCGACGACGCGGCCGTCGCCGCTGCCCTTGGCGTCGCCGACGAAGTGATCCGGGAGCCGGTCGGATCGAAGGAATTGGCCGTACGCCTGGGCAAACTCCTGGATCTGTTTCGGCAAGCGGCCGAGAGCTGCGAAATGGCCGTCTGCCGGGCGCGCCAGGAAGCGGCCCTGGCCGAGGCCACGGCCGATCTGTCCCGCCGGGTAAACGCCCTGGACTGCCTGTCCAAGGTCCATGCCGTGATCCAGCGCTTCGGCCAGCCGCGAAACCGCCTCTTCAAGGACGTCATCGCCTTGCTGCCCCCGGCCATGCGCCGCCCCGAAGCGGCTCACGCCCGTCTGCTGGTCGATGGGACCGTTTACGAGACGCCCGGCTTTCGCTCCTGTGCCCAAAGCCTGCGCATTCCACTGGCCGGCTCGGCCCAGCCCGAGGCCGCCCTGGAAATCCACTACGAAACACCCGACCCGAAACAGCCGGACATTGTTTTTCACGAGGACGAGGCAGAGCTGGCTTTGCTCGTTGCCCAGCGCCTGGGCCGGACCCTCAGCCGGCTTGGGTCCGAGGCGGCACTGGCGCGGGAACGTGAATTTTCCGCCCTGCTCATGGACGCCCTGCCCGGCGGGGTGCTGCGTTTCAATCGCCATGGGGCCATCGTGTTCAGCAACCCCCGGGCAGCGGCCATTCTGGAGCTGCAGCAGCGCGTCCTGGCGGGAAACATGTTCGACGACGCCGGGTTCGGCGCTGCCGACGCCGAAGGCCGTCCCCTGGCCCGAGCCGAGCATCCCTTTGCCCGGGTGCTGGCCACGGGCAAGCCGGTCTACGACATGCCGCTTTCCGTGGTCCGTCCCGGCGGCGGCCGGCGATTTTTGTCGGTCAGCGCCGCGCCGCTTTTCGCCCCGGACGGCGGCATCGACGAGGTGGTGGTCAACATGGTCGATGTCAGCGGCCAAAAGGCCCAGGAGCGCCAGCTCGCCCATGCCCTCAAACTCGAATCCCTGGGCCAGCTGGCCGCCGGCATCGCCCACGAGATCAACACGCCTGTGCAGTATGTGCTGGGCAACCTGGAATTTCTGGGCAATGCCTTCGGCCGCCTCATCGAGACCCTGGACGGCCTGGCCGCCGCCGCGCTCGACGCCGAGGGCGATCTGTGCCTGACCGAAGAGTTGGCCCGGATGCTGGCCGACGAGGAACTGCGGTTTCTGCTTGAGGAATCGCCGTCCGCCATCCGCGAATCCCGGGAAGGCCTGGACCGGGTGACGAACATCGTTTCGTCCATGAAACGCTTTTCCCATCCCGGCAATGAGCTGCCTATGGCCGTGGACGTGGGGCAGGCCGTGGCCGACACCCTGGCCGTGTCACGCGGAGCCTGGAAGTTCGCCGCCGACGTGCGTCTGGACATCGACGCGGGACTGCCGCCGGTGCTGTTCGTGCCCGGCGATCTGCACCAGGTGCTGCTCAATATCATCGTCAACGCCGCCCAGGCCATCGAGGAGCAGCACGCCGCCACGGACGGCAAGGGGCATATCGACATCCGGGCCGTGCAAAACGGCCCGGATGTGGAGCTGACCGTGGCCGACGACGGGCCGGGCATGTCCGAAGAAGTGCGCCAGCGCGTTTTCGATCCCTTTTTCACCACCAAGCCCGTGGGCAAGGGCACGGGACAAGGGCTGGCCCTGGTCCACGGCATCCTCAAGCGCCACAAGGCCCGGGTGGAGGTGCTGTCCGCCCCGGGCCAGGGCACGAGTTTCGTCCTGAGCCTGCCCGTGGCCGATCTGCCGGAAATCGGCCGTTAG